In a single window of the Penaeus chinensis breed Huanghai No. 1 chromosome 4, ASM1920278v2, whole genome shotgun sequence genome:
- the LOC125046485 gene encoding uncharacterized protein LOC125046485, with translation MPGSSSTQSLALLLALAALGGAAVTERGRGSSQASRREEPIVLPPITDEGVEAALLIIPGAFINGEFYQPLGEAIQAASSLKLWVALVRPFLFDLPNPSDLIPDLDNTLQTMRDLGMTTDQIFLGGHSLGGVILQDAQWTEENGVKGWVLMASYLPAGALANISLPVMHISGDLDGQDRVTHVMMTFDELEDTLEENPANVYTKPVVVLEDVNHMHFGSGEPPAAVAAMDILSPMSQDDAQALIASHVSAFLTIVTGQPEANVPEAQQILDVAHVSTSIIIKPLQYLTAVTEGDGLRSEWSERGQWFMSTVAEEDRGSMMIMDTIYPTTSELASSKPSIVLDGLVANVTTCTHVYSPTIAEGIDGLLTASQMAVKFKSREAVMEVLSPLGVHFKDEISCKEVNEAAFQLALDSASDIARQRFSSRGRPVVFHADDVKLTGSGWLGAHLGYNDTDTGLEITSPSLPTAVDVGFGLGGMHYCKLLAPSRALEYIMVDSLRGTQP, from the exons ATGCCTGGATCCTCCAGCACGCAGAGCCTGGCGCTCCTCCTTGCCCTCGCAGCGCTGGGCGGGGCAGCCGTGACCGAGCGCGGGCGGGGGTCAAGTCAGGCCTCCCGGAGGGAGGAGCCGATCGTCCTCCCGCCCATAACGGACGAAGGGGTCGAGGCCGCCCTCCTCATCATCCCCGGCGCCTTCATCAACGGCGAGTTCTACCAGCCTCTCG GCGAGGCCATTCAAGCGGCCTCTTCTCTCAAACTATGGGTCGCCCTCGTCCGCCCCTTCCTCTTCGACCTTCCGAATCCCAGTGACCTGATTCCAGACCTTGATAATACGTTGCAGACTATGCGCGACCTTGGGATGACCACCGACCAGATTTTCCTTGGGGGTCATTCTCTCGGAG GCGTTATTCTACAAGACGCCCAGTGGACGGAGGAGAACGGCGTGAAGGGATGGGTGCTTATGGCGTCCTATTTGCCCGCCGGTGCCCTGGCCAACATTTCCCTTCCCGTTATGCACATCAGCGGGGATCTCGATGGACAGGACAGGGTTACTCACGTGATGATGACCTTCGA TGAGCTGGAAGACACACTGGAGGAGAACCCAGCCAACGTGTATACTAAGCCCGTGGTTGTTTTGGAGGACGTCAACCACATGCACTTCGGGTCTGGGGAACCTCCTGCCGCAGTGGCCGCCATGGACATCCTCTCTCCAATGTCGCAG GATGATGCCCAAGCTTTAATCGCCAGTCACGTATCAGCTTTCTTGACTATAGTAACGGGGCAGCCGGAAGCCAATGTGCCGGAAGCGCAGCAAATCCTCGACGTGGCCCATGTGTCCACCTCAATTATAATAAAG CCTCTTCAATACCTGACGGCGGTGACAGAGGGTGACGGGCTGAGGTCAGAATGGAGCGAAAGGGGTCAGTGGTTCATGTCGACCGTGGCGGAAGAGGATCGTGGATCCATGATG ATAATGGACACGATCTACCCAACGACCTCCGAGCTGGCTTCCTCCAAACCCAGCATCGTCCTGGATGGCCTCGTCGCCAACGTCACCACCTGCACCCACGTCTACTCCCCTACGATCGCCGAGGGTATTGATGGCCTACTGACGGCGTCG CAAATGGCCGTCAAGTTCAAGAGCCGCGAGGCAGTGATGGAGGTTCTGTCGCCTCTCGGGGTTCATTTCAAGGACGAGATTTCGTGCAAGGAAGTCAACGAG GCGGCGTTCCAACTGGCCCTCGACTCCGCGTCAGATATCGCCCGCCAGAGGTTCTCATCCCGAGGGCGACCCGTCGTATTCCACGCGGACGACGTCAAACTCACGGGCTCAGGCTGGCTCGGGGCTCATCTCGGCTACAACGACACAGATACTG gCCTCGAGAtaacctcgccctctctccctactGCCGTGGACGTGGGATTTGGCTTGGGCGGGATGCACTACTGCAAGCTGCTCGCTCCTTCACGCGCCCTCGAGTACATCATGGTCGATAGCCTTAGGGGAACACAACCATAG